From a region of the Ascochyta rabiei chromosome 22, complete sequence genome:
- a CDS encoding calmodulin, whose translation MADSLTEEQVSEFKEAFSLFDKDGDGQITTKELGTVMRSLGQNPSESELQDMINEVDADNNGTIDFPEFLTMMARKMKDTDSEEEIREAFKVFDRDNNGFISAAELRHVMTSIGEKLTDDEVDEMIREADQDGDGRIDYNEFVQLMMQK comes from the exons ATG GCTGATTCTCTCACCGAGGAGCAAGTCTCCGAGTTCAAGGAGGCATTCTCCCTCTTC GACAAGGATGGCGATG GTCAGATCACCACCAAGGAGCTCGGCACCGTCATGCGCTCGCTCGGCCAGAACCCCAGCGAGTCCGAGCTGCAGGACATGATCAACGAGGTCGACGCTGACAACAACGGCACCATCGACTTCCCTG AGTTCCTTACCATGATGGCCCGCAAGATGAAGGACACCGACTCCGAGGAGGAGATTCGGGAAGCATTCAAGGTCTTCGACCGCGACAACAACGGCTTCATCTCCGCTGCCGAGCTGCGCCACGTCATGACTTCGATCGGCGAGAAGCTCACCGACGACGAGGTCGACGAGATGATCAGGGAGGCTGACCAGGACGGTGACGGTCGCATTGACT ACAACGAGTTCGTCCAGCTCATGATGCAGAAATAA
- a CDS encoding t-SNARE affecting a late Golgi compartment protein 2, whose translation MWRDRTNLFISYRQSYSHHPQKKTRYGGPSSNGFADGRRMSEERQGLMSGGAYDDDGDAVIEMDLLPPRWLDVQDEITDHLTEIVKQTRKLDQLHQKHVLPGFDDEDVKKREEREIEQLTQDITKGFQRCQQAIKRIERMVREAKQQGNIHQGEEVMAQNLKISLATRVGEVSAMFRKKQSAYLKKLRDLGGFASPFRSATPVQNPYNDPAMQESDADRSFAQSTSLQTKQQRMRHDPNEAIIAQREREIEDIAQGIIELANIFQELQTMVIDQGSMLDRIDYNVENMSRDVKEADQELKVASGYQKKSIKRKIMLLLAILIAGVFILLSLKLGTKSSSSPAPAAPAVPDEDAPMVALRTRRPSSALPTSRIWHRRKRRLWRGLAEDALDF comes from the exons ATGTGGCGGGACCGCACCAATCT CTTCATATCCTACCGCCAGTCCTATTCACACCACCCCCAGAAGAAGACGCGCTATGGCGGACCCAGCTCGAATGGCTTCGCCGACGGCAGACGCATGTCGGAGGAGCGCCAGGGGCTCATGTCCGGCGGCGCctacgacgacgacggcgacgCGGTGATTGAGATGGACCTGCTGCCTCCGCGCTGGCTGGACGTGCAAGACGAGATTACCGACCACCTCACCGAGATAGTGAAGCAGACGCGCAAGCTCGACCAGCTGCATCAGAAGCACGTGCTCCCAGGCTTCGACGATGAAGACGTCAAGAAGAGAGAGGAGCGCGAGATCGAGCAGCTTACGCAAGACATCACAAAGGGCTTCCAGAGATGCCAGCAGGCCATCAAGCGAATAGAGAGGATGGTGCGCGAAGCAAAGCAGCAGGGCAACATCCACCAGGGCGAAGAGGTCATGGCACAGAACCTGAAGATATCTCTGGCCACACGAGTCGGCGAAGTGAGCGCCATGTTCCGCAAGAAGCAGTCTGCGTACCTGAAGA AACTCCGCGATCTCGGTGGCTTCGCCTCGCCCTTCCGATCAGCAACGCCCGTTCAGAACCCGTACAACGATCCTGCCATGCAAGAGTCAGACGCCGACCGATCCTTTGCACAATCTACATCCCTCCAGACGAAGCAGCAGCGAATGCGCCATGACCCCAACGAAGCAATCATCGCCCAGCGCGAGCGTGAAATCGAGGACATTGCGCAGGGCATCATCGAGCTGGCCAACATCTTTCAAGAGCTGCAGACTATGGTCATCGACCAGGGCAGTATGCTCGATCGCATCGACTACAATGTAGAGAACATGTCCAGAGACGTGAAAGAGGCAGACCAAGAGCTCAAGGTAGCTTCTGGGTACCAGAAGAAGAGTATCAAGAGAAAGATCATGCTCCTGTTGGCCATACTCATTGCGGGTGTCTTCATCTTGCTCTCGCTCAAACTGGGTACCAAAAGCAGCAGCTCTCCAGCGCCGGCCGCCCCAGCCGTCCCAGACGAAGATGCACCCATGGTAGCGTTACGGACCAGGCGTCCGTCTTCGGCATTACCAACAAGTCGCATTTGGCATCGACGGAAAAGAAGGTTGTGGAGGGGCTTAGCAGAGGATGCACTCGATTTTTAG